In one window of Cupriavidus necator N-1 DNA:
- a CDS encoding type III pantothenate kinase, with product MSAPHLLIDIGNTRLKWAWCEAGAALPATGALPTPWQHGGAVAHADAGALQALAADLRALRGSGPMPSVWISNVAGPVIAAAVDAALAEAFGGCAPVQWVRSTAAQGNLANGYREPTQLGVDRWVGAIGAHRWLPHDTLLVVTAGTATTLDIVTAAADGSARFEGGLILPGLALMLGTLARNTAQLPALDVDDAGTVAGAHLRWADNTHDAIAAGCLAAQAGAIERTWRALGERGPARRPVRCLLSGGARGALAGALAVPFEMHDNLVLLGLHAMASAGA from the coding sequence ATGAGCGCGCCGCACCTGCTGATCGATATCGGCAATACCCGCCTCAAGTGGGCCTGGTGCGAAGCCGGTGCGGCGCTGCCCGCCACCGGCGCGCTGCCCACGCCGTGGCAGCACGGCGGCGCGGTCGCCCATGCCGACGCCGGCGCGCTGCAGGCGCTGGCCGCTGACCTGCGCGCGCTGCGCGGCAGCGGGCCGATGCCGTCGGTGTGGATCAGCAATGTCGCCGGACCGGTGATTGCGGCCGCCGTGGATGCAGCGCTGGCCGAGGCCTTCGGGGGCTGTGCGCCGGTGCAATGGGTGCGCAGCACCGCCGCGCAAGGCAACCTGGCCAACGGCTACCGCGAGCCCACGCAACTGGGCGTGGACCGCTGGGTCGGCGCCATCGGCGCGCACCGCTGGCTGCCGCACGACACGCTGCTGGTGGTGACCGCGGGCACCGCCACCACGCTGGATATCGTCACGGCCGCGGCGGACGGCAGCGCGCGCTTCGAAGGCGGCCTGATCCTGCCCGGCCTGGCACTGATGCTGGGCACGCTGGCGCGCAACACCGCGCAGCTGCCGGCACTGGACGTGGACGATGCCGGCACCGTGGCGGGCGCGCACCTGCGTTGGGCCGACAACACGCACGACGCCATTGCCGCAGGCTGCCTGGCCGCGCAGGCCGGCGCCATCGAACGCACCTGGCGCGCGCTGGGCGAGCGCGGGCCGGCGCGTCGCCCCGTGCGCTGCCTGCTGTCCGGCGGTGCCCGCGGCGCGCTGGCTGGCGCGCTCGCGGTGCCGTTCGAGATGCACGATAATCTGGTGCTGCTTGGCCTGCACGCGATGGCATCGGCCGGCGCCTAG
- a CDS encoding SPOR domain-containing protein produces MTAPGQPARPRSPRIVPLLLLLANAMLLGAVLGVFGANPLAGWFETPREPQRLRQQVRGERMRVQASPLAPASAPAADAVPRSALPSATLAACIEIGGFSAQAARRATEDLAAAALRVEAFARQEQVRWWVHLPAQPTREHAERKLAELRRRNVTEYSLVTAGTPEATTYTVSLGLFRERERAEQYLDSLRGHGVRTAMLTEAARPLTRQWLRVRDADDAARARLEAMRQRYGAEDVLACS; encoded by the coding sequence ATGACCGCCCCAGGCCAGCCCGCCCGGCCACGCTCGCCGCGCATCGTCCCGCTGTTGCTGCTGCTCGCCAATGCCATGCTGCTGGGGGCGGTGCTCGGGGTGTTCGGCGCGAATCCGCTGGCCGGCTGGTTTGAAACCCCGCGTGAGCCCCAGCGGCTGCGGCAGCAGGTACGTGGGGAGCGGATGCGGGTGCAGGCGTCGCCATTGGCACCAGCGTCGGCACCAGCGGCGGATGCCGTACCGCGCAGCGCGCTGCCGTCGGCCACGCTGGCTGCCTGCATCGAGATCGGTGGCTTCAGCGCCCAGGCGGCGCGCCGCGCCACTGAAGACCTGGCCGCCGCCGCGCTGCGCGTGGAAGCGTTCGCGCGGCAGGAACAGGTGCGCTGGTGGGTCCATCTGCCCGCGCAGCCCACGCGCGAGCATGCCGAGCGCAAGCTGGCCGAGCTGCGCCGGCGCAATGTGACGGAGTACTCGCTGGTGACCGCCGGCACGCCCGAGGCCACGACCTATACGGTGTCGCTGGGCCTCTTCCGCGAGCGCGAGCGTGCCGAGCAATATCTCGATTCCCTGCGCGGCCACGGCGTGCGCACCGCCATGCTGACCGAGGCCGCGCGGCCGCTCACGCGGCAGTGGCTGCGCGTGCGCGATGCCGACGACGCGGCGCGCGCCCGGCTCGAGGCCATGCGCCAGCGCTACGGCGCCGAGGACGTGCTGGCCTGCTCCTGA
- the rfaE2 gene encoding D-glycero-beta-D-manno-heptose 1-phosphate adenylyltransferase, which yields MSVPAFESKLTLPDTPAALAARIATLPRPLVFTNGVFDILHRGHATYLAQARALGASLVVGVNSDASVKMLGKGDDRPLNHESDRMALLAALESVDLVAMFREQTPVELIRLVRPDIYVKGGDYDIDTLEETRLVRSWGGQAYAIPFLHDRSTTKLLTRVRQGS from the coding sequence ATGTCCGTACCCGCTTTCGAATCCAAGCTGACCCTGCCTGACACCCCCGCCGCGCTGGCCGCGCGCATCGCCACCTTGCCGCGCCCGCTGGTGTTCACCAATGGTGTCTTCGACATCCTGCACCGCGGCCATGCCACCTACCTGGCACAGGCGCGCGCACTGGGCGCGAGCCTGGTGGTCGGCGTCAACAGCGATGCTTCCGTGAAGATGCTGGGCAAGGGCGACGACCGCCCGCTGAACCATGAATCGGACCGCATGGCGCTGCTGGCCGCGCTGGAGTCGGTCGACCTGGTCGCGATGTTCCGCGAACAGACCCCGGTGGAACTGATCCGCCTGGTGCGCCCCGACATCTACGTCAAGGGCGGCGACTACGACATCGACACGCTGGAAGAAACCCGGCTGGTGCGCAGCTGGGGCGGCCAGGCCTACGCCATCCCCTTCCTGCACGACCGCTCGACCACCAAGCTGCTGACCAGGGTACGCCAGGGCAGCTAA
- a CDS encoding ferritin family protein, with amino-acid sequence MLYPELFKSLEAVRWHMDKDIPWDTFDASMLTDDQAKTIRMNAITEWSALPATEMFLRDNRHDSDFSAFMSIWFFEEQKHSLVLMEYLRRFRPDLVPTEEELHAVRFEFDPAPPLETLMLHFCGEIRLNHWYRRAAEWHTEPVIKHIYRTLSQDEARHGGAYLRYMKKYLAQFGDSARAAFAKIGVLMASARRTEKPLHPTNLHVNKALFPNDTVQSRLPDPDWLEHWLDEQIRFDEGWEKKVIERILHNMSLLFERTFETVQDLNRYRKELNASLQGTGGAQPAQA; translated from the coding sequence ATGCTCTACCCCGAACTGTTCAAATCGTTGGAAGCCGTCCGCTGGCACATGGACAAGGACATCCCCTGGGATACCTTTGACGCCAGCATGCTGACGGACGACCAGGCCAAGACCATTCGCATGAACGCGATCACGGAATGGTCCGCCCTGCCCGCGACCGAGATGTTCCTGCGCGACAATCGCCACGATTCTGATTTTTCGGCGTTCATGAGCATCTGGTTCTTTGAGGAACAGAAGCACTCGCTGGTGCTGATGGAGTACCTGCGCCGCTTCCGCCCGGACCTGGTGCCGACCGAGGAAGAACTGCACGCGGTGCGCTTCGAGTTCGACCCGGCCCCGCCGCTGGAAACCCTGATGCTGCATTTCTGCGGCGAGATCCGCCTGAACCACTGGTACCGCCGCGCCGCCGAATGGCACACGGAACCGGTGATCAAGCATATCTACCGCACCCTGTCGCAGGATGAAGCCCGCCATGGCGGCGCCTACCTGCGCTACATGAAGAAGTACCTGGCGCAGTTCGGCGACAGCGCGCGCGCCGCCTTTGCCAAGATCGGCGTGCTGATGGCATCGGCCCGCCGCACCGAGAAGCCGCTGCACCCGACCAACCTGCACGTCAACAAGGCGCTGTTCCCCAACGACACGGTGCAGTCGCGCCTGCCGGACCCGGACTGGCTCGAGCACTGGCTGGACGAGCAGATCCGCTTTGACGAAGGCTGGGAGAAGAAGGTCATCGAACGGATCCTGCACAACATGTCGCTGCTGTTCGAACGCACCTTCGAGACGGTGCAGGACCTGAACCGCTACCGCAAGGAACTGAACGCCAGCCTGCAAGGCACGGGCGGGGCCCAGCCGGCGCAAGCCTGA
- a CDS encoding patatin-like phospholipase family protein has product MHRESFPAPHPALQSGPNPAATALIMMGGGARAAYQAGVLSGLARIAARHGKGHGAMPFGIIAGTSAGAINGAGLAIQAGDFQAATQSLAALWHSIHADDVYRTDVLRVGISGARWLSTLALGWATQRRAPRALFDNTPLGSMLGELFEPERVQASLDSGALQAFAVTALSYSTGRHVTFYQSHHRIHPWHRSQRIAIPAQITVDHLLASASIPFLFPAMPLELDGHHEWFGDGTMRQMSPLSPAIHLGASRVLAIGAASRQRSGWYDTMPAGGYPSLAQVGGQALASIFLDGLNADLERLLHINRLLARMPELAGDREGWRPVQVMTIAPSEPIEAIAAEHQKQLPRTVRALLAPLGGTEARGAAFASYLLFEPAFTQALMALGERDAEAQADELAAFLFGIVPGTPPAALPAGERALSP; this is encoded by the coding sequence GCGCGCCGCCTACCAGGCGGGCGTGCTGAGCGGGCTGGCACGCATTGCCGCGCGGCACGGCAAGGGCCATGGCGCGATGCCCTTCGGCATCATCGCCGGGACCTCGGCAGGCGCGATCAACGGCGCCGGGCTGGCGATCCAGGCGGGGGACTTCCAGGCCGCCACACAGAGCCTGGCGGCGCTGTGGCACAGCATTCATGCCGACGACGTCTACCGCACCGACGTGCTGCGCGTGGGCATATCGGGCGCGCGCTGGCTGTCGACGCTGGCGCTGGGCTGGGCCACGCAGCGGCGCGCGCCCCGTGCCCTCTTCGACAACACCCCGCTGGGCAGCATGCTGGGCGAGCTGTTCGAGCCCGAGCGCGTGCAGGCCAGCCTGGACAGCGGTGCGCTGCAGGCATTCGCGGTCACCGCGCTGTCCTACAGCACCGGGCGCCACGTGACCTTCTACCAGTCGCACCACCGCATCCATCCGTGGCACCGCAGCCAGCGCATTGCGATCCCGGCGCAGATCACGGTGGACCACCTGCTGGCATCGGCGTCGATTCCGTTCCTGTTCCCGGCGATGCCGCTGGAGCTGGACGGCCACCATGAGTGGTTCGGCGACGGCACCATGCGGCAGATGTCGCCGCTTTCGCCGGCGATCCACCTGGGCGCGTCGCGCGTGCTGGCGATCGGCGCGGCCTCGCGCCAGCGCTCGGGCTGGTACGACACCATGCCGGCCGGCGGCTACCCGTCGCTGGCGCAGGTGGGCGGGCAGGCGCTGGCCAGCATCTTCCTGGACGGACTCAACGCCGACCTGGAGCGGCTGCTGCATATCAACCGCTTGCTGGCGCGCATGCCGGAGCTGGCCGGCGACCGCGAGGGCTGGCGACCGGTGCAGGTGATGACGATCGCCCCCAGCGAGCCGATCGAAGCCATTGCCGCCGAGCACCAGAAGCAGCTGCCGCGCACGGTGCGCGCCCTGCTGGCGCCACTGGGCGGCACCGAGGCGCGCGGCGCCGCCTTTGCCAGCTACCTGCTGTTCGAACCCGCCTTCACCCAGGCCCTGATGGCGCTGGGCGAGCGCGACGCCGAGGCCCAGGCGGACGAGCTGGCGGCGTTCCTGTTCGGCATCGTCCCGGGCACGCCACCGGCCGCGCTGCCGGCCGGCGAGCGCGCGCTTTCGCCCTGA